A single genomic interval of Candidatus Bipolaricaulis anaerobius harbors:
- a CDS encoding cation diffusion facilitator family transporter: MATRSHSEGRLLLAAGITALVCVAEVVGGLLTRSLALLSDAAHVFLDAFALALSYAALKAARRPPTDRHTYGYHRVQVLAALVNGATLAAVAVGIFWEAIGRIRNPSPILAGPMLAVAGAGLVVNISVAGVLHRHDRHDLNVHSAFLHVVGDALGSVGVIGAGVVILATGWTIADPLVSLAIAVLILVGAVRVVRRAGHILVEGTPEGMRASSVLKAMSGVPGVAEVHDLHVWTVSPGYVALSAHVVIADQALSRAGAVMADLKRVLADEFGISHTTIQFECANCQGTSACLGPRGTRMGR; the protein is encoded by the coding sequence ATGGCGACACGTTCTCACAGCGAGGGAAGGCTCCTCCTCGCTGCCGGGATCACTGCACTCGTCTGCGTCGCCGAGGTCGTGGGCGGGCTCCTCACGAGGAGCCTTGCCCTCCTCTCCGATGCGGCGCACGTCTTCCTGGACGCGTTCGCCCTTGCCCTGTCCTACGCCGCCCTCAAGGCTGCCCGCCGCCCCCCCACGGACCGGCACACCTATGGGTACCACCGGGTGCAGGTCCTGGCCGCGCTCGTCAACGGGGCCACGCTGGCGGCGGTGGCGGTGGGGATCTTCTGGGAGGCGATCGGGCGGATCCGTAACCCATCCCCCATCCTGGCGGGGCCGATGCTCGCCGTGGCCGGGGCGGGGCTCGTCGTGAACATCAGCGTGGCGGGGGTGCTCCATCGCCACGACCGCCACGACCTCAACGTCCACAGCGCGTTCCTCCACGTGGTGGGCGACGCCCTGGGTTCGGTGGGCGTGATCGGGGCAGGGGTCGTGATCCTCGCCACCGGATGGACGATCGCCGATCCCCTGGTGAGCCTCGCGATCGCGGTGCTGATCCTCGTCGGCGCGGTGCGGGTGGTGCGCCGAGCCGGGCACATCCTCGTCGAGGGGACGCCTGAAGGGATGCGAGCGAGCTCCGTCTTGAAGGCGATGTCCGGAGTTCCGGGGGTAGCGGAGGTCCATGACCTCCACGTGTGGACGGTGAGTCCGGGGTACGTCGCCCTGTCCGCCCACGTTGTGATTGCCGATCAGGCGCTGAGCAGAGCGGGAGCTGTGATGGCGGACCTGAAGCGGGTCCTCGCCGATGAATTTGGGATCAGCCACACCACGATCCAGTTTGAATGCGCAAACTGCCAGGGCACGAGCGCTTGCCTCGGCCCTCGCGGCACGAGGATGGGCCGGTAG
- a CDS encoding 2-oxoacid:acceptor oxidoreductase family protein yields MERAVVCAGFGGQGVLLAGKILARAGMEAGLDVTWLPSYGPEMRGGTANCTVVLSDEPIGSPIGENPDVLLAMNGPSLDRFEPRVAEGGAIVVNRSLIERDLTRKDVRGIFVAANDVARELGEPRVANMIALGAVVRALGILPLETVAKAMAVELGAKARERLIELNREALERGYAAEPPR; encoded by the coding sequence ATGGAGCGAGCGGTGGTGTGTGCGGGGTTCGGAGGGCAGGGGGTGCTCCTGGCGGGGAAGATCCTCGCCCGGGCGGGGATGGAGGCTGGCCTCGACGTGACCTGGCTTCCCTCCTACGGGCCGGAGATGCGCGGGGGAACAGCCAACTGTACCGTGGTCCTCTCCGATGAGCCGATCGGGTCGCCGATCGGGGAGAACCCGGATGTCCTCCTCGCGATGAACGGCCCGTCCCTCGATCGGTTCGAGCCGCGGGTCGCCGAGGGTGGGGCGATCGTGGTGAACCGGTCGCTCATCGAACGCGACCTCACGCGGAAGGATGTGCGCGGGATCTTCGTCGCGGCGAACGACGTCGCCCGGGAGCTCGGGGAGCCACGCGTGGCGAACATGATCGCCCTCGGGGCGGTGGTGCGCGCCCTTGGCATCCTCCCCCTTGAGACGGTCGCGAAGGCGATGGCTGTTGAGCTCGGGGCCAAGGCCCGTGAACGGTTGATCGAGCTGAACCGGGAAGCCCTCGAACGGGGCTACGCCGCGGAGCCCCCTCGCTAA
- a CDS encoding thiamine pyrophosphate-dependent enzyme, giving the protein MPEAETMVKVFARPTSLNEKHFTYCPGCDHGLITRLVAGAIDKLGVQERTVFIAPVGCAVFAYEWFRCDGIQASHGRAAAVATGLKRANPDLVVISYQGDGDLAAIGTAETIHAANRGEAITVIFVNNQIYGMTGGQMAPTTLPGQRATSCPEGRDVSTMGHPLPVAELIATLAAPAYVTRQSLHDPRHVAQATKAIEKALRYQVEGKGYSLVEILATCPTGWRMPPAAAHQHVADVVTGAFPLGDLVDRG; this is encoded by the coding sequence ATGCCTGAGGCGGAGACGATGGTGAAGGTCTTCGCTCGCCCCACGAGCCTCAACGAGAAGCATTTTACGTACTGCCCGGGGTGCGACCACGGTCTCATCACGCGCCTCGTGGCGGGGGCGATCGATAAGCTGGGAGTGCAGGAACGAACCGTGTTCATCGCCCCCGTGGGGTGCGCTGTGTTCGCCTACGAGTGGTTCCGCTGCGACGGGATCCAAGCCTCCCACGGCCGGGCGGCCGCCGTGGCCACGGGGCTCAAGCGGGCGAACCCTGACTTGGTTGTGATTTCCTACCAGGGGGACGGTGACCTGGCCGCGATCGGGACGGCGGAGACGATCCATGCCGCGAACCGGGGCGAGGCGATCACCGTCATCTTCGTGAACAACCAGATCTACGGGATGACCGGGGGGCAGATGGCCCCCACCACCCTTCCCGGGCAGCGGGCGACGAGCTGTCCCGAGGGGCGCGATGTTTCCACGATGGGGCATCCGCTTCCCGTAGCGGAATTGATCGCCACCCTTGCTGCTCCGGCCTACGTCACCCGCCAGTCGCTCCACGACCCACGCCACGTTGCCCAGGCGACGAAGGCGATCGAGAAGGCCCTCCGCTACCAGGTGGAGGGGAAGGGGTACTCGCTCGTGGAGATCCTGGCGACGTGCCCCACGGGATGGAGGATGCCCCCCGCGGCGGCCCACCAGCACGTGGCCGATGTCGTGACGGGGGCGTTCCCCCTCGGGGACCTCGTGGATAGGGGGTAG
- a CDS encoding 3-methyl-2-oxobutanoate dehydrogenase subunit VorB → MAERQLMTGNEAMAEAAIRAGLRAYFGYPITPQNEVLEYMAAHLPKAGGAFLQAESEVAAINMCYGAAAAGVRAMTSSSSPGVSLKMEGISYLAGADLPCVILNAARGGPGLGNIAPAQGDYFQATKGGGHGDYRLIVLAPSTGQEAAELAGLAFDLSDRYRVPALILADGMLGQMMEPVTLPPPRDPGTLPPKPWALTGAKGREPNLIASFALEPTVLRELNVKRYARYREIEAREVRWEEVATEDAEVLLIAYGTMGRIAKTVVRRGRERGVKVGLLRPVTLWPFPYAPIRTLAERVKAILTVELSAGQMWEDVRLAVEGRTATPFYGELGGVVPTPSDILREVLRYA, encoded by the coding sequence ATGGCGGAACGACAGCTCATGACCGGCAACGAGGCGATGGCCGAGGCAGCGATCCGTGCGGGGCTCCGCGCGTACTTCGGCTACCCGATCACCCCCCAGAACGAGGTCCTGGAATACATGGCGGCCCACCTCCCCAAGGCTGGAGGGGCGTTCCTCCAGGCGGAGAGCGAGGTGGCGGCGATCAACATGTGCTACGGCGCGGCGGCAGCGGGGGTGCGCGCGATGACCTCCTCCTCCTCCCCCGGGGTGAGCCTCAAGATGGAGGGGATTTCCTACCTCGCGGGGGCGGACCTCCCGTGCGTGATCCTCAACGCCGCCCGGGGCGGGCCCGGACTGGGGAACATCGCCCCGGCGCAAGGGGACTACTTTCAGGCCACGAAGGGCGGGGGCCACGGCGACTACCGGCTGATCGTCCTTGCCCCGTCCACCGGCCAGGAGGCGGCCGAACTGGCGGGGCTCGCCTTCGACCTCTCCGATCGCTATCGGGTCCCAGCACTGATCCTCGCCGACGGGATGCTCGGGCAGATGATGGAGCCGGTGACCCTCCCTCCACCGCGTGATCCGGGGACCCTCCCTCCCAAGCCGTGGGCCCTCACCGGGGCGAAGGGGCGAGAGCCCAACCTGATCGCGAGCTTCGCCCTCGAGCCGACGGTGCTGCGGGAGCTCAACGTGAAGAGGTACGCCCGGTACCGGGAGATCGAGGCCCGTGAGGTGCGGTGGGAGGAGGTGGCGACCGAGGACGCGGAGGTCCTCCTCATCGCGTACGGGACGATGGGGAGGATCGCCAAGACCGTGGTGCGGCGGGGGCGGGAGCGGGGGGTCAAGGTTGGGCTCCTCCGTCCGGTCACCCTGTGGCCGTTCCCCTACGCCCCGATTCGGACCCTCGCCGAGCGGGTGAAAGCCATCCTCACGGTGGAGCTATCCGCTGGCCAGATGTGGGAGGACGTGCGGCTGGCGGTGGAGGGTCGCACCGCGACCCCGTTCTACGGGGAGCTGGGGGGGGTCGTGCCGACCCCGAGCGATATCCTGCGGGAGGTGCTGCGCTATGCCTGA
- a CDS encoding 4Fe-4S dicluster domain-containing protein, with product MPKGKVVVDRERCKGCGLCVAVCPFGVLDLSKEYNSSGYAVAAAVHPEACTGCALCAQTCPDVAIEVYREKAAAGTPARGAGRPSGEPQR from the coding sequence ATGCCCAAGGGGAAGGTGGTGGTAGACCGGGAACGGTGCAAGGGGTGCGGCCTGTGTGTCGCCGTGTGTCCGTTCGGGGTGCTCGATCTGTCCAAAGAGTACAACAGTTCAGGATACGCCGTGGCCGCAGCCGTTCACCCTGAGGCGTGCACCGGCTGCGCCCTTTGTGCTCAGACGTGTCCCGACGTGGCGATCGAGGTCTACCGGGAGAAAGCGGCCGCTGGCACCCCGGCGCGGGGTGCGGGGCGACCATCCGGCGAGCCGCAGCGGTAA
- a CDS encoding S1 RNA-binding domain-containing protein: protein MTPNPRVGDLALGKVLEIQLNGVLIGFPEGGVGFLHTSEIPTVGDGPGGRALIVGQEVLVKVIGLDRLDRPTLSLRRVTDQDRDALAYHREAIEFRSALNSRAGATPLPAEPEERVERRLEAWLKATDAALGRLKRRHGDRTSKRLELD from the coding sequence ATGACTCCCAACCCCCGGGTCGGTGACCTTGCGCTGGGGAAGGTGCTGGAGATCCAACTCAACGGTGTTCTGATCGGGTTCCCGGAAGGAGGGGTGGGGTTCCTCCACACGTCGGAGATCCCTACCGTGGGCGACGGCCCGGGCGGGAGGGCCCTCATCGTGGGCCAGGAGGTCCTCGTCAAGGTGATCGGGTTGGACCGCCTCGACCGGCCCACCCTCTCCCTGCGCCGGGTCACGGACCAGGATCGGGATGCCCTCGCCTATCACCGCGAGGCGATCGAGTTCCGGTCCGCCCTCAACAGCCGCGCTGGTGCCACCCCCCTCCCCGCGGAGCCTGAGGAACGGGTGGAGCGGCGGCTCGAGGCGTGGCTGAAGGCGACCGACGCCGCATTGGGGCGCCTCAAGCGCCGCCACGGGGACCGCACATCCAAACGATTGGAACTGGACTAG